A region of Myxococcus stipitatus DSM 14675 DNA encodes the following proteins:
- the selA gene encoding L-seryl-tRNA(Sec) selenium transferase, with protein sequence MGPPSNNVDGGKNALLRALPSIEQLLRRPSLEPLLAGVPRARAVSALRLAVDRVRARLLEGDARSFEDSDVGEALRTLATPGLRSVLNATGVVLHTNLGRAPLAPEAMARVVEVARGYSNLEYDLDEGERGSRYAPLVDLLRRLTGAEDALVVNNCAGAVLLVLAALASGRECVVSRGELVEIGGGFRVPDVMRQSGAKLVEVGTTNRTRLADYAGVIGADTGLLVKVHRSNFAVVGFTEEASVAELAGLGLKRGVPVFQDLGSGALVPLTGEGLGDEPTVRQVVAAGADVVAFSGDKLLGGPQAGVVVGRAALVSRIKAHPFMRALRVDKMTVAALEATLELYRDGRPDAVPTYRLLVQTPEELRARARRLQGLLTEQGVSARVDGVVGQVGGGSMPLARLPSFACILNVGAPEVFLERLRGGGTPVIGRIADGEVVLDVRCLAEEELRSVAEAVAAASPGKPP encoded by the coding sequence GTGGGCCCACCGTCGAACAACGTAGACGGCGGGAAGAACGCGCTGCTGCGCGCACTCCCCTCCATCGAGCAGCTCCTGCGGCGGCCGTCGCTGGAGCCGCTTCTCGCGGGCGTCCCGCGGGCCCGAGCGGTCTCCGCGCTCCGGCTGGCGGTGGACCGGGTGCGCGCCCGCTTGCTCGAAGGGGACGCTCGCTCCTTCGAGGACTCGGACGTCGGGGAGGCCCTGCGCACGTTGGCGACGCCCGGGCTTCGCTCGGTGCTGAACGCCACGGGGGTGGTGCTGCACACCAACCTGGGGCGTGCGCCGCTGGCGCCGGAGGCGATGGCTCGGGTGGTGGAGGTGGCTCGGGGCTACTCCAACCTCGAGTACGACCTGGACGAAGGGGAGCGCGGCAGCAGGTATGCCCCCCTGGTGGATTTGCTGCGGCGGCTCACGGGCGCGGAGGACGCGCTGGTCGTCAACAACTGCGCCGGGGCCGTGTTGCTGGTGCTGGCCGCGTTGGCGTCGGGGCGCGAGTGTGTCGTCTCGCGCGGAGAGCTGGTGGAGATTGGCGGGGGCTTCCGGGTGCCGGACGTCATGCGCCAGTCGGGAGCGAAGCTGGTGGAGGTGGGCACCACCAACCGCACGCGGCTCGCGGACTATGCGGGAGTGATTGGCGCGGACACGGGGCTGCTCGTGAAGGTGCACCGCTCCAACTTCGCGGTGGTGGGATTCACGGAGGAAGCCAGCGTGGCGGAGTTGGCCGGGCTGGGGTTGAAGCGAGGGGTGCCGGTGTTCCAGGACCTGGGCTCGGGGGCGCTGGTGCCGCTGACGGGCGAGGGACTGGGGGATGAGCCCACGGTGCGCCAGGTGGTGGCGGCCGGGGCGGACGTGGTGGCCTTCTCCGGGGACAAGCTCCTGGGAGGCCCTCAAGCGGGAGTGGTGGTGGGGCGCGCGGCGCTGGTGTCGCGCATCAAGGCGCATCCGTTCATGCGGGCGCTGCGAGTCGACAAGATGACAGTGGCCGCGCTGGAGGCCACGTTGGAGCTGTATCGGGATGGCAGGCCAGACGCCGTCCCCACGTACAGGCTGCTCGTCCAGACGCCAGAGGAGCTGCGCGCTCGCGCGCGGCGGCTCCAGGGCTTGTTGACCGAGCAGGGTGTGAGTGCCCGAGTGGACGGGGTGGTGGGACAGGTGGGCGGGGGCTCCATGCCGCTGGCCCGATTGCCTTCCTTCGCGTGCATCCTCAACGTAGGTGCGCCGGAAGTATTCCTCGAACGCCTGCGCGGCGGAGGAACGCCGGTTATTGGCAGGATAGCGGATGGCGAGGTGGTTCTCGACGTCCGGTGTCTCGCGGAGGAGGAGCTCAGGTCGGTCGCCGAAGCGGTGGCGGCCGCAAGTCCCGGGAAACCACCATGA
- a CDS encoding GNAT family N-acetyltransferase, whose protein sequence is MKVLETERLVLRKIVREDAPFILGLLNEPSWLRFIGDRGVRTLEGAEDYITNVPQAQYARHGFGLYLVERKSDGVPLGMSGLLKRDSLEHVDIGYALMPAFWGQGYALEMVSAVLSQGRRDYGLKRIAAIVSNDNAASIKVLEKLGFQFERHIVMPGATEEISLFLTRE, encoded by the coding sequence ATGAAAGTCCTGGAGACGGAGCGGCTCGTCCTGCGCAAGATCGTGCGGGAGGATGCGCCCTTCATCCTTGGGTTGTTGAACGAGCCGTCGTGGCTGCGCTTCATCGGGGACCGGGGTGTGCGGACGCTCGAGGGCGCCGAGGACTACATCACCAACGTCCCTCAGGCGCAGTACGCGCGCCACGGCTTCGGGCTCTATCTGGTGGAGCGCAAGTCGGACGGCGTGCCCCTGGGGATGAGTGGACTGCTCAAGCGCGACTCGCTGGAGCACGTGGACATCGGCTATGCGCTGATGCCCGCGTTCTGGGGACAGGGCTATGCCCTGGAGATGGTGTCGGCGGTGCTGTCGCAGGGGCGGCGGGACTACGGGCTGAAGCGCATCGCGGCCATCGTCTCGAATGACAACGCCGCCTCCATCAAGGTGCTGGAGAAGCTGGGGTTCCAGTTCGAGCGACACATCGTCATGCCCGGGGCCACCGAGGAGATCAGCCTCTTCCTGACGCGAGAGTGA
- a CDS encoding DUF7594 domain-containing protein, translated as MRHGAKRVVGWGLGVLLGLASGCGPSQTGASTSTKRGSRGDALITRNETLYPVADTHVMEGSPTTSYGALTTLEVDGSPQAEAYLRFAIPPFAGTLTTARLRLHALDSSMDGPSVRNPPGVWNWSELTTWNTRPLWSGSWVVADVGPVLRGTWVEWDVTEAINLQRNTVDVFLKADDPDGVMFASSEHEDPTLRPRLVLTIESAQDHPPPSIPPLPVSGAPVAFAPSADAFVSADAPGTPSGGASVLLRVGNTPQREVHLRFFLQGLTETVQRAVLRLKVGNDGSANGPSVFETRGAWTEGSVTWNSRPARVGSAVDRVPVLTPSGFVDYDVTNLVRGNGEVSLGLYGNSTDEVGFHSREVSTQRPELLVWTGASRSEPPDACMTRQELLSRTFVPLHDTSVVQSSPTTVFHRAASLSVDGWPQAESYLDFDVQLGSRPVRRVLLRLYALDASGNGPRLFKAQSFEGATTDWNHRPAISATVLGDLGAVSRDQWVEFDVTSVVTTSGRHAFALHPDAQEDLRFASLEAQKRGILAVAPQLLVLSESESFCSYRGGPRPSGTVAWVTQSGGLPAERTRHVASGREGGYVSLSAVEPLQAAPSSFEQVDVVTLHGADGASVWSREFAQAGVEFRKVAVTSDGQVLAAGEYFGAPNLGKGPLPWGRGMFVARLGTSGKVEWTQGYIAWFETPNVFYENPMEVLDLATDAHGSAVLVGTFWGYTNFGAGVVYSGKSFPTEGQSPNSFLLKLDSDGRLRWSRLLVASTARGTKASSVAVDSEENISVGGWVGRDTDFGVGPTFMNGLFAARWGVSGNLLWSRVFPVSHGDLHGVRTLPDGGVVFVGAFDGNLTFAGHTYSSREPNDAGDGPRDAVLGRLGPLGTEEGLRHFQSDASVSLSFQGLAVDETGRIVTSQAGWADLLGLGPVGLPEGQAPNRPTLASFESSLETRWVRVLEPLHSGLHLAPVEGGIIAAGDLANPFELDGTWYTPTSRRADVLHLKLRP; from the coding sequence GTGAGACATGGAGCGAAGAGGGTGGTGGGGTGGGGGCTGGGGGTGTTGCTGGGGCTCGCGAGTGGGTGTGGGCCTTCTCAGACGGGGGCCTCGACTTCCACAAAGAGAGGCTCACGCGGCGACGCGCTCATCACCCGGAATGAGACGCTGTACCCGGTGGCGGACACCCACGTCATGGAGGGGTCGCCCACGACGAGCTACGGCGCCCTGACGACCCTGGAGGTGGATGGCTCTCCCCAGGCCGAGGCGTACCTCCGCTTCGCGATTCCTCCCTTCGCGGGGACGCTGACGACCGCGCGACTGCGCCTCCATGCGCTGGACAGCTCCATGGATGGACCGTCGGTGCGCAACCCGCCCGGTGTCTGGAATTGGAGTGAGCTGACGACGTGGAACACGCGGCCCCTGTGGTCGGGCTCCTGGGTGGTCGCCGACGTGGGGCCCGTCCTTCGTGGCACCTGGGTGGAATGGGATGTCACGGAGGCCATCAACCTCCAGCGCAACACGGTCGATGTCTTCTTGAAGGCGGATGACCCGGACGGCGTGATGTTCGCCTCGAGCGAGCACGAGGACCCCACGCTGCGCCCCCGGCTCGTGCTCACCATCGAGTCCGCCCAGGACCACCCGCCTCCGTCCATCCCGCCGCTTCCTGTCTCGGGCGCCCCCGTGGCCTTCGCGCCGAGCGCGGATGCGTTTGTCTCGGCGGATGCGCCGGGGACTCCGTCCGGAGGTGCGTCCGTGCTCCTTCGGGTGGGGAACACCCCTCAGCGCGAGGTCCACCTGCGCTTCTTCCTCCAGGGGCTGACGGAGACGGTGCAGCGCGCGGTCCTCCGGCTGAAGGTCGGCAATGATGGCTCGGCCAACGGGCCCTCCGTCTTCGAGACCCGAGGCGCCTGGACCGAGGGGAGTGTCACCTGGAACTCCCGTCCCGCGCGGGTGGGGAGCGCCGTGGACCGGGTGCCGGTGCTCACCCCGTCTGGCTTCGTCGACTACGACGTGACGAACCTCGTGAGGGGCAATGGCGAGGTGTCGCTGGGCCTGTACGGCAACTCGACGGACGAGGTGGGGTTCCACTCGCGCGAGGTGAGCACGCAGCGTCCGGAGCTCCTCGTGTGGACGGGGGCGTCCCGGAGCGAGCCCCCTGATGCGTGCATGACACGCCAGGAGCTGTTGTCCCGGACCTTCGTTCCACTTCACGACACGTCGGTCGTTCAGTCGTCGCCCACGACGGTGTTTCATCGAGCAGCGTCGCTCTCGGTGGATGGCTGGCCTCAGGCGGAGAGCTATCTGGATTTCGACGTACAGCTGGGGAGCCGGCCGGTGCGTCGGGTGTTGCTGCGGCTGTATGCCCTGGACGCCTCGGGGAATGGCCCTCGGCTGTTCAAGGCCCAGTCCTTCGAGGGGGCGACGACGGACTGGAACCACCGCCCGGCCATCTCCGCCACCGTCCTGGGGGACCTGGGCGCGGTGAGCCGGGACCAGTGGGTGGAGTTCGATGTGACGTCCGTCGTGACGACCTCGGGACGCCATGCCTTCGCGCTTCATCCGGATGCACAGGAGGACCTGCGCTTCGCATCCTTGGAGGCGCAGAAGCGCGGCATCCTCGCCGTCGCGCCGCAGCTGCTCGTGCTCTCGGAGAGTGAGTCGTTCTGTTCCTACCGAGGCGGCCCACGCCCTTCGGGCACGGTCGCCTGGGTGACCCAGTCCGGAGGTCTTCCGGCGGAGCGCACGCGCCATGTCGCGTCCGGGCGGGAGGGGGGCTACGTCTCCCTGAGCGCGGTGGAGCCGCTGCAGGCCGCTCCTTCGTCGTTCGAGCAGGTGGATGTCGTCACGCTCCACGGCGCGGACGGGGCCTCCGTGTGGTCGCGTGAGTTCGCCCAGGCGGGTGTGGAGTTCCGGAAGGTGGCGGTGACGAGCGACGGCCAGGTGCTCGCCGCGGGCGAGTACTTCGGGGCGCCGAACCTGGGGAAGGGCCCGCTGCCCTGGGGGCGCGGGATGTTCGTGGCGCGGCTGGGCACGTCAGGCAAGGTGGAGTGGACTCAGGGGTACATCGCCTGGTTCGAGACCCCCAACGTCTTCTATGAGAACCCCATGGAGGTGCTCGACCTCGCGACGGATGCCCATGGCAGCGCGGTGCTGGTGGGCACCTTCTGGGGCTACACGAACTTCGGCGCGGGGGTCGTGTACTCCGGCAAGAGCTTCCCGACGGAGGGACAGTCTCCCAACTCCTTCCTCCTGAAGCTCGATTCGGATGGGCGCCTGCGGTGGTCTCGGCTGCTGGTGGCGTCCACGGCGCGGGGGACGAAGGCGTCGTCCGTCGCGGTGGATTCGGAGGAGAACATCTCGGTGGGGGGCTGGGTCGGACGCGACACGGATTTCGGCGTGGGGCCCACGTTCATGAATGGGCTGTTCGCCGCCAGGTGGGGCGTGAGCGGCAACCTGCTGTGGTCTCGCGTCTTCCCCGTGAGCCATGGGGACCTCCATGGGGTGCGGACGCTGCCGGACGGTGGCGTGGTGTTCGTGGGGGCCTTTGACGGAAACCTCACCTTCGCGGGACACACGTACTCGAGCCGGGAGCCGAACGACGCGGGGGATGGGCCTCGGGATGCGGTGCTGGGACGGCTGGGGCCCCTGGGCACGGAGGAGGGGCTGCGGCACTTCCAGTCGGACGCCTCGGTGAGCCTGTCCTTCCAGGGCCTGGCGGTGGATGAGACCGGGCGCATCGTGACGTCGCAGGCGGGCTGGGCGGACCTCCTGGGCCTGGGGCCCGTGGGGTTGCCCGAGGGGCAGGCACCGAACCGACCGACCCTCGCGTCCTTCGAGTCCTCCCTGGAGACGCGCTGGGTCCGCGTGCTGGAGCCGCTCCACTCGGGCCTTCACCTGGCCCCCGTGGAGGGCGGCATCATCGCGGCGGGCGACCTGGCGAACCCCTTCGAGCTGGATGGCACCTGGTACACGCCCACGTCGCGCCGCGCGGACGTGCTGCACCTGAAGCTCCGCCCCTAG
- the mltG gene encoding endolytic transglycosylase MltG — MKKILVGLAAVFVLLAVVGAGAFWWVEQAANQAVAAPGAPTVEFTVPKGSSGRGLGALLATQGLIRDARVWRWHLFRRGKFSPKAGRHPVSPSMTVAELASALEDNPLPDDVPFVVVEGWRLRDTDAALTAAGFITAGAYIAAASDTRRYTAPFPLPTGGSLEGYLYPETYGVIPGKLDVEDLIQRQIDAFAERFFKPNRDAIEKSGRSLHEVVVMASMLEREEPVPDQRPLVAGILWKRVDKGFPLGVDATSRYALAQWNDRREFLKRLRDPEDPYNTRHRKGLPPGPIGAPTVESLQAAMAPKSSEFWYYLHDAEKKLHPSRNAEEHEALRRKYNVY; from the coding sequence ATGAAGAAGATTCTCGTGGGTCTGGCTGCGGTCTTCGTGCTGTTGGCGGTGGTGGGAGCGGGCGCCTTCTGGTGGGTGGAGCAGGCGGCGAATCAAGCCGTGGCCGCCCCCGGCGCGCCGACGGTGGAGTTCACCGTCCCCAAGGGCTCCTCGGGCAGGGGTTTGGGGGCGTTGCTCGCCACCCAGGGGCTCATCCGGGATGCGCGCGTGTGGCGCTGGCACCTCTTCCGCCGAGGCAAGTTCTCCCCCAAGGCGGGCCGCCACCCGGTGAGCCCGTCCATGACGGTGGCGGAGCTGGCCTCGGCGCTGGAGGACAATCCCCTTCCGGACGATGTGCCCTTCGTCGTGGTGGAGGGCTGGCGTCTGCGCGACACCGACGCGGCGCTCACCGCCGCGGGCTTCATCACCGCCGGGGCGTACATCGCCGCGGCCAGCGACACCCGCCGCTACACCGCGCCCTTCCCGCTGCCCACCGGAGGCAGCCTGGAGGGCTACCTCTACCCGGAGACCTACGGGGTGATTCCGGGGAAGCTGGACGTCGAGGACCTCATCCAGCGTCAGATTGATGCCTTCGCGGAGCGCTTCTTCAAGCCCAACCGCGACGCCATTGAGAAGAGCGGCCGCTCCCTCCACGAGGTGGTGGTGATGGCGTCGATGCTCGAGCGCGAGGAGCCGGTGCCGGACCAGCGTCCGCTGGTGGCGGGCATCCTCTGGAAGCGCGTGGACAAGGGGTTCCCCCTGGGCGTGGACGCGACGTCGCGCTACGCGCTGGCGCAGTGGAATGACCGCCGCGAGTTCCTCAAGCGCCTGCGAGACCCCGAGGACCCGTACAACACGCGCCACCGCAAGGGCCTGCCGCCGGGCCCCATCGGCGCGCCCACCGTGGAGTCGCTCCAGGCCGCCATGGCGCCCAAGTCGAGCGAGTTCTGGTACTACCTGCACGACGCCGAGAAGAAGCTGCACCCTTCGCGCAACGCGGAGGAGCACGAGGCGCTGCGCCGCAAGTACAACGTGTATTGA
- a CDS encoding alpha/beta fold hydrolase, whose translation MPSPLSSDQLTTRDGTRIYFKDWGPRDGQPVVFSHGWPLTADAWEDQMMFLSERGFRTIAHDRRGNGRSSQPWDGHDMDHFADDLAELTSALDLRKAVHVGHSTGGGEVARYIGRHGTGRVAKAVLIGAVPPIMLKTDWHPNGLPREVFDGIREGVRKDRASFFKELTLAFFGFNRPGAKVSEGLRESFVLQGLMGSLKAEYDTVKAFSETDFRADLAKFDVPTLVMHGDDDQIVPFEGAGKLTATLVKGAKLKVYPGFGHGLCSVNKDVINEDLLAFIRG comes from the coding sequence ATGCCCAGCCCGCTCTCAAGCGATCAGCTCACCACCCGCGATGGCACCCGCATCTACTTCAAGGACTGGGGCCCTCGGGACGGTCAACCCGTCGTCTTCTCGCACGGCTGGCCTCTCACCGCCGACGCCTGGGAGGACCAGATGATGTTCCTGTCCGAACGGGGCTTCCGCACCATCGCCCATGACCGCCGCGGCAATGGCCGCTCCTCCCAGCCCTGGGACGGACATGACATGGACCACTTCGCGGATGACCTGGCGGAGCTGACCTCCGCGCTGGACCTGCGCAAGGCCGTCCACGTCGGGCACTCGACGGGAGGGGGCGAGGTGGCGCGCTACATCGGACGTCATGGCACCGGGCGCGTCGCGAAGGCGGTGCTCATCGGCGCCGTGCCGCCCATCATGCTCAAGACGGACTGGCACCCGAATGGACTGCCTCGCGAGGTCTTCGACGGCATCCGCGAAGGCGTGCGCAAGGACCGCGCCTCCTTCTTCAAGGAGCTGACGCTCGCGTTCTTCGGCTTCAACCGCCCCGGCGCGAAGGTCTCCGAGGGACTGCGCGAGAGCTTCGTCCTCCAGGGCTTGATGGGCTCGCTGAAGGCGGAATACGACACCGTGAAGGCCTTCTCGGAGACGGACTTCCGCGCGGACCTGGCGAAGTTCGACGTGCCCACCCTGGTCATGCACGGGGACGACGACCAGATTGTCCCCTTCGAGGGCGCCGGAAAGCTCACGGCCACCCTGGTGAAGGGCGCGAAGCTGAAGGTCTACCCGGGCTTCGGCCACGGGCTGTGCTCGGTCAACAAGGACGTCATCAACGAGGACCTGCTCGCCTTCATCCGAGGCTGA
- a CDS encoding VOC family protein encodes MTNTSAVSGQGPRLGIQLVMKNAMAALKFYTEVLGAQELFRLVEPSGRLGHAELSLGGVTLAIADEYPELDILGPQSRGGATSLLNLSVDDVDGLAQRAIAAGAILERPITDEFYGDRVAHLRDPFGHRWALSKRLEHLSPEELQRRFQQLVGG; translated from the coding sequence ATGACGAACACTTCCGCGGTGTCCGGGCAGGGCCCTCGGCTGGGCATCCAGCTCGTGATGAAGAACGCGATGGCGGCGTTGAAGTTCTACACGGAAGTCCTCGGCGCCCAGGAGCTGTTCAGGCTCGTGGAGCCCTCGGGGCGGCTGGGCCATGCGGAGCTGTCACTGGGGGGCGTCACGCTGGCCATCGCGGACGAGTACCCGGAGCTGGACATCCTGGGGCCCCAGAGCCGAGGTGGGGCCACGAGCCTGCTCAACCTGTCCGTCGATGACGTGGACGGCCTGGCCCAGCGCGCCATCGCCGCGGGCGCAATCCTCGAGCGGCCCATCACGGATGAGTTCTACGGCGACCGCGTGGCGCACCTGCGGGACCCCTTCGGCCACCGCTGGGCACTCTCCAAACGCCTCGAGCATCTCTCGCCCGAGGAGCTGCAGCGGCGCTTCCAGCAGCTCGTCGGCGGTTGA